GAGGTATAAATCTCTCTTGTTCATCATTACTAGTttcctttatcttttttatGCTTCTGCTTTAGGAATTTCTCCAAGATGTTTATTTTTTTGACTAATTAGCTTTCACTTCCTTGGCAGAGCTCTGCCCTTCCTCCGATGTCTGAAGCTGAGGCTCACGCTTTTGAAGTTAACACTGTTGGTCTCTACAATGAATTGTCAGGGCTTGCTGGGTTAGGAGTGCCTAACAACTTCAGCACCAGCAATGTGGGCACCACAGATTACACAATCCTACCACCTGACAGAGAACTTTCTACTGATGATTATATAGAACTGAATGATCTCCTTGCTTCTGATCCAAGCTTCCCCAGTGAATATCCTGCGCAGAACAATCAATTTATGCAGCATCCTCAAGCTCAGTCCATGTACAATGGACATCATGATGTAGCTACCCTGTCAGGTCCTGTAGAACCAACAATGCCTAGCATTTTCGATGTTTTTCCTCCCAATAATGGCGGCTTCACTGATGAGGCAACCAACTACTCGTACCCAAACATGCAGTATCCATTCCCATGATTGGTCTGCAAATGTCAGGTAAAATAGTTGTCATGCCTTTTGCTTGTTATATTGCCTCCTTGGATCATCTTGTCTAAACTAGTTTGGGTGTTGCAACATGCAGTTCTCTGATGCTGGTATATCTCTTAATCCACCATGGACTTCAGAAAGTCTGCTGCACTTCTGAACCAAGCCATTCTTGGCGGGTATCTCTCGCAAGCTCAATGCTGGATTAAACTGCATTGGCTACTGCATGCTCCCAACTGGTTGAGCTTATTGCCAAGCTCGGCTTGCTGCTGAGGATCAATAAGTACTTGGCGTGTAAATTTTCGCTTGTGTTATCTGTGTGTATTTGCTTCCTGCTTGGCCTTTAAAGCCATTTCTGTCAAAACTAGTGTGCTCATGTTGACAATATGCGAACCATTGTTAATTATTGCAATATATACTTATTTTCATATCTTGGTTGCTCTCTGCTTTCTTATGCTCTGTAGTGCATTTTTAAGTTTTACCAATCGTCTAGGTTTTCTGATGTTCAGGTGCAGGCTTCCTAACGGATTATATTTGATGACATGTTGCAACGCTAGATTGCGGTGAAGTGCCTAGCATTTTATTGTTCTCGGTTGAACGACTACGCCATTTGATAACAAACTATTTCGAAACTCAATGTCTGATAACTCTGATGCTCTAACGATCTTCTCGTTTGCTTCAACATTTGCAACATCGTAAAGAGAACAACGAAAGTGAATGCAAATTCTAACTCTTCCTACGATACCCTGGGTAATTGTAGCCTCCATGTGGCAGGATCTGCAGCTGCTGTTGCGGCCGCTGCTCTAGCATTGCCAAGGCCCCCTGCCCTTGCATGCCATTTTTGCCGTACTGTTGCCACACTACCTGCTCCTGCGTCAGAAACTGCTGCTTCGTCTGCATATCGGACATCTGAACGTACGTCGGAGGCGGCACCAGCGCCGACGCGGCGAAAGGGTCGGCCCCTGCAGCGGCACCGCTGGCTCCCGGAGGCGCCGGCAACGCCAGCATCGGCGCCCCGGGCGGCCGCAGCGCCACGCTGCTAGCACTGCCGGAGAACGCTTGTGCGTCGGCCACCGCCGCGTTGGCTTTCGCGTGGCTGTACATCCCGTCCAGCACCATCATGTTGAGGCCGCCCCCGAGCTCGGCGCGCTGGCTCGCCAGCGCGCTCGCCGACTGCACCAGCGCGGTCTCCCAGTCCGCCGCCGAGTGGTCGAACGCATCGGCTCTCGGCGCCGACCCGGCCGGGTTGCCGTCGAACAGGGCCAGCGCCAGCTGCTGCCCGTGCTCATCGGCGGGCATGGCATCCGCCTTCAGGTTCAGGAAGTCGGCCTCCTCGTCGGCCAGGTCGGCCACGACAAGCGGTTTCTCCGGCTCGGCCTGCACCGTGTCCTCCTCTggcaccgcggccgccggctcCTCGGGCGCCGGAAGGGCCTTGGTGGCGTTCATATCCTCCTCGACGAGGAccagcgacggcgacggaggcgggaaGTCCTGCTGCGACGCCGCGGCGTGCCTGTCGCGGATGAACTCGTCCATGAGCTCCAGCTTCTTCTGCGTGACGACCTCCACCTCCGGGACGTCGGACTGGCGGCACACGCAGGCGTCCTTGCACCATGAGTAGAAGGCCCCGAGCTCCTCCATCTGCTTGGCGAGGCCGCAGAAGAGGGCGTGCACGCGCTCGCAGTCGGCGGTCTCCATCTCCGCGAACTGCTCGATGAGCGCGGCCATCGCCTCCGTGAGCTCGCAGTAGAGCTGCACGCTCTCCTTCACCAGCGGGTACAGCGACACCGCCACCACCCGGTTCGCCTTCGCCGCACCTGCGACGGCACGAGTCCCTCGATGGTCAGCATGATTTATGTGGGCCAATGCACGGACGGCATTGTCGACATGATCCAAGTTTGAATTGAAAAAGACAAAATATGTGCACGGTCACGGACTCACCTACGGGGCGGCAAGCGATGAACCGGTCGAGGAGGTGATGCAGCTGGTTGGCCTTGATGAGCAGCTGATCCACCGTCATCTCGCTCGTCGGCGGGTCCCTGGCCACGAGCGCCAGCGCCCTGTCCGCCTCGGCGTCCGCCACGGCGTCGTCCTGCTGCCTCCCGTTGAAGGTGAGGTCGCAGGTGTAGCGGTTCCCGGGGGACGCGTAGTACATCTCCTCGCGGAGCGGCCTGCCCccgcgcggcggggcggcgccgccgccgtgccttcCCTGCATCCGGTGCTCGAGGCGGTCGTCGAGGTAGGCGGCGTAGGTGCGGACGAGCGCGGAGAAGTCCCAGGCGTCGGCGCGGGAGCGGTCGCAGAAGTCGAACATGTTGAGCATCCGCGTCCCGCGCCGCGTGGCGTAGAACAGCTCCCGCTCGAACGCCGGGTCCCCGTCGGCGAGGACGCGGTGCACGATCATCAGCGTCTTGAGAGCCACCGCCCAGCTCCGGgtgcggccgaggcggcgcgaCAGCGAGGACACGCAGGCGCCGACGTACCCGCGGGAGAGGCAGGTGAGCGCCAGGATCTCCCGGATGTGGCGCTCGTCGGCCGGGAACGACTCGCTGTGGCAGGTGGCCTTGACGATGGCCACGTCCAGATCCGCCGCCAcggagccgccgctgccgacctTGGCGAGCCCGATGCTCGTCTGATCCTTGACCGCGCCCAGCGCCTGGCGCAGCTTGCTCGGCGCCATGGTTTGCCTCGCGATTGATCGCTCGGGATGGATTCTTGCGCCGGGGCGGGTCGTCCGGGCAAATGGAGGGGAGGGGACGTGCGGTGCTGGCGTTTGAGGCGGAGCGCGCCGCGGGGGATGGCAATGCGCGCGCGAGGAAAGCGGGTGGCGGGGAAGACGCCCGAGCCGTGGATGGTGTAGAGAGGGGTTGACCTTTTTGACACTACATAGCGGGCCGGGACGAATGGTTGACTTTTCGACTTTCCTTTTTTAATATTCTTTGTACTTCTAAATTGGTCAATGGAAGTCCAAGATAAAGAAATTCCTTCTAAATTGAAAATTGGGCTTCTTTTGTGGGCTTTTTATCTGGGCTCAATTCTACCTTTTCCGAGATTTGGTGCTATAGTTGTTGTTTGACAGCCTCCAATGGGCCT
This sequence is a window from Setaria italica strain Yugu1 chromosome III, Setaria_italica_v2.0, whole genome shotgun sequence. Protein-coding genes within it:
- the LOC101785476 gene encoding putative clathrin assembly protein At1g03050, whose amino-acid sequence is MAPSKLRQALGAVKDQTSIGLAKVGSGGSVAADLDVAIVKATCHSESFPADERHIREILALTCLSRGYVGACVSSLSRRLGRTRSWAVALKTLMIVHRVLADGDPAFERELFYATRRGTRMLNMFDFCDRSRADAWDFSALVRTYAAYLDDRLEHRMQGRHGGGAAPPRGGRPLREEMYYASPGNRYTCDLTFNGRQQDDAVADAEADRALALVARDPPTSEMTVDQLLIKANQLHHLLDRFIACRPVGAAKANRVVAVSLYPLVKESVQLYCELTEAMAALIEQFAEMETADCERVHALFCGLAKQMEELGAFYSWCKDACVCRQSDVPEVEVVTQKKLELMDEFIRDRHAAASQQDFPPPSPSLVLVEEDMNATKALPAPEEPAAAVPEEDTVQAEPEKPLVVADLADEEADFLNLKADAMPADEHGQQLALALFDGNPAGSAPRADAFDHSAADWETALVQSASALASQRAELGGGLNMMVLDGMYSHAKANAAVADAQAFSGSASSVALRPPGAPMLALPAPPGASGAAAGADPFAASALVPPPTYVQMSDMQTKQQFLTQEQVVWQQYGKNGMQGQGALAMLEQRPQQQLQILPHGGYNYPGYRRKS